The following are from one region of the Channa argus isolate prfri chromosome 6, Channa argus male v1.0, whole genome shotgun sequence genome:
- the tmem160 gene encoding transmembrane protein 160: MAFLSLFTRRQFPQAVSHFVRVVNLVRAPGAGAPLRRLHGAARLRQVEKGPWGKSRGPEQQHQLTDLDKADALMLRKSHETGFLSWFRNGLLATGIGVIAFVQSEVGREAGYAFFILGGVCVSFGGASYIGSLFALRRMMLLSVPALLLQGAMVGSVALFWLCAVSLYIGRLEVEIIHEEDEGENEEECRECREKRELRGYRGSRSSEDNDSKGSNK, translated from the exons ATGGCTTTTCTGAGTTTGTTCACGAGAAGGCAGTTCCCGCAGGCCGTGTCTCACTTCGTCCGGGTAGTGAATCTGGTCCGGGCTCCCGGAGCCGGAGCCCCGCTGAGGAGGCTGCATGGCGCGGCCCGACTACGGCAAGTGGAGAAGGGACCATGGGGAAAGAGCCGGGGACCggagcagcagcaccagctcaCAGACCTCGACAAGGCGGACGCTCTG ATGTTGAGGAAGTCCCATGAAACAG GATTCCTCTCATGGTTCAGGAATGGTTTGTTGGCCACTGGGATCGGAGTCATCGCATTTGTCCAGAGTGAAGTGGGACGAGAAGCAGGATATG CCTTCTTCATcctgggaggtgtgtgtgtgtcttttggtGGTGCCTCCTACATTGGCAGCCTTTTTGCCTTGCGGAGGATGATGCTGCTGTCTGTGCCTGCGCTGCTGCTCCAAGGCGCTATGGTGGGCAGCGTCGCCCTCTTCTGGCTCTGTGCGGTATCTCTGTACATCGGTCGCCTGGAGGTGGAGATCATCCACGAGGAGGACGAGGGAGAGAACGAGGAAGAGTGCCGGGAATGCCGCGAAAAGCGTGAACTCCGGGGTTACCGCGGCTCCCGTAGCAGTGAGGACAATGACAGCAAAGGGTCGAACAAATAG